A segment of the Allosaccharopolyspora coralli genome:
CCCCGTCCGGGTACCGCGTCGGCAGGTACTCGTCGATCTCGGATTGCAGCTGGTCCCGTTCGGACGTGCCGCCCTCGACCGTCACGCGCGGCATCCGGTCCTGGAAGGACCAGACGTCGTCGTAGGATTCGATCATCTCGGTGACGCGCAACGTGTTGTCCGCGGCGCCGGGAACCTCGGTGTCCCAGTATTCCCGCATCTCCTCCGCGGACTTGAGGTAGTAGCCGTCGCCGTCGAGCTTGAACCGCGACTCGTCGTTGAGCGTCTTGCCCGACTGCACGCACAGCAACGCCCCGTGCGACCCGGCCTGGTCGACGGTCACGTAGTGGCTGTCGTTGGTCGCCAGCGGCTCGAGGGCGAGTTCCCGCGAGATGTTGAGCAGGTTCTCCCGTACGGCGCGCTCGATCGGCAGGCCGTGGTCCATCAACTCCACGAAGAAGTTCTCGGCACCGAAGATGTCCTTGTAGTCCGAGGCCGCCTGCAAGGCCTCCCGGTATTGCCCCAGCCGCAGCCGCGTCTGCACCTCGCCCGACGGGCACCCGGTCGTCGCGATGATCCCCTCGCCGTGCTCGGCGAGCAGGTCCCTGTCCATGCGCGGCTTGCGGTACTGGCCTTCCATGCTGGCCAAGCTCGACAGGGTGAACAGGTTGCGCAGGCCGGTGGCGTTGCGGGCCAGCATCGTCATGTGCGTGTAGGCGCCCGCACCGGAGACGTCGCCGCCCTCACCGAACTCGTCGGTGGACCGCTGCTTGGCCTCGCCCCAGAAGACGGGCTTCTTGTGGAACCGGCTGGTCGGCGCCACGTACGCCTCGATGCCGATGATCGGCTTGATGCCGGTCTTCTTCGCCTGCTGGTAGAACTCGTCCGCGCCGAACATGTTGCCGTGGTCGGTCATCCCGACGGCGGGCATTCCCAACCGCTGCGCCTCGGCGAACAGGGCGCCCATCTTCGCCGCACCGTCGAGCATCGAGTACTCGGTGTGCACGTGGAGATGAACGAAGGGATCGACGGGCACGGGTGAGTCCTCCCCTTCTCGCTCGGCTGCCCCGATCGTCGCTCGATCAACGCGGCGCGAGGCCGCGGACTCGGTAGGCGAGATCGGGTTCGGCGACAGCCTAACGCTGCGTCCCGGACTCGCCGACGACGTCCCCGGGCGTGCCGCGAACCTGACCGATCCGGAACCGCCGCGCCACGCACAGCAGTCCCGCCACCTGCACGAAAAGACGACGCGAGACCATCGAGCCCGCGGGCCGTGTTCCTCGCGGCCTACCCCGCCCCGCGCCCACCGGCGATCTCGAGAGGGTAGCGTGACCGGACGTGACTGCCCCTGATCCCGTGGACGTGCGACTGCTCAGCGCCGTCGCCGAGACCGGTCGCGCCGCCGTGCCGGACCTCGCCGCGCGGCTCGGCATGGACGTACGCGACGTCGCGTCACGGTTGGCGGCCTTGTCGGGAACCGGTCTCCCGTTGGTGGTCGGCGTCGAGTGCGACACGCACGCGATCCGCAACGCGATCGCGGCCGCGAACGCATGGAACCAGCAGCACAGTGGCGCGTATCCCGCTCAGCCGGCCGGTCACCCCGCTAGCCACTCCGCCGCCACCCCGCACAGCGGTTCGTACCCGGTGCAGAACCAACCCAGCGGCCCGTACCCCACTCAGGGCCGACCGGGCGGTCCGGCCACCCCGCACAGCGGACCGCACCCGACGCAGAACCAGCCCAGCGGCCCGCATCCGATGCAGGGGCAGCTCAGCGGCGGGCATCGGGTACCTATCGGATACGCGGCGGCGAGCGGCCCGCACGGTGTCGCGCAGCCGTACACTCCCCAGCCGCCACTCGCACAGGGTAACGCGCAGCCGCCGCAAGCCACCGGGAACACCTGGGGGCCGCCCGGTTCGGCGGCATGGACGCGCGGCGATCAGAAGACGACCGAGGTGGCGCCGGTCGCTCGACCGCGCACCGGCAGCGTCGGCAGCAAACTCGACGTCGACGGTCCCGACGGTGAGCGCATGACGATCCAGCTCGTCGAGGTGGTGGACCCGGGCGACTTCCTGTTCACCGCCGCAGGCCACGAGCTGCAAGACGGCGAACGCTCCGTGGTGGTGCACACGGAGTTGACCAACCGGGGAACGCAGCCGTTGACCTCGCTGCCCGACCAGTACCTGGTGCTCGTCGCCGCCGACGGCTCGAGTGTCGCGAAGTCCACCGTGACGCTGTCGTCACGACCTCCGCACCGGATCGGGGTGCAGCCGGGTGAGACGACCGGCGGCCACACGCTCTACGTGCTGCCCGAGGACACCGTGCTCAGCTCGCTGCGCTGGTCCCCGCACCCCAACGACGTCCAGCACACCCTCACCTGGGACCTCTCCGACCTCTGACGTGGTCTCGGCATCGCGCCGGGTGGCGTCGGTACGCACGGCTCCTCGATACTGCCGATGCGCAGTACTGGCGTGGCAGTACCAGGGTGCGTCCGGCTGTGCGCTCCGCCCGAGAACGCGAAATCGCTCGATCGAGAGACGACCATGATCTACGAGACGGCCACGCCTCCCACGCACCCGGGAATCATTCTGCGCGAGGAGTTCCTCGAACCGATGGGCATCAGCAACTATCGCCTCGCTCAGGCGATCGGGGTGCCCCAAACTCGGATCAGTGCCATCACTCGTGGTCAGCGCAGTATCACCGCGAGGACCGCGCTGCTGCTGTCCCGGTACCTCGGCCTGTCCGAGGGATTCTGGATCGGTATGCAGGCCGACTACGACCGCGAGATCGCCAAAGACGAACTCGGCGACTCGCTGTGCGCGATCCAGCCCGTGAGCACCTGACGGAACACCTCAACGACGTCCAGCACACCCTCACCTTGGACCTCTCGACCTCTGACTCCCGGAAGGGACGCCCCTGACCGAAGTCAGGGAACAGA
Coding sequences within it:
- a CDS encoding AsnC family protein, which translates into the protein MTAPDPVDVRLLSAVAETGRAAVPDLAARLGMDVRDVASRLAALSGTGLPLVVGVECDTHAIRNAIAAANAWNQQHSGAYPAQPAGHPASHSAATPHSGSYPVQNQPSGPYPTQGRPGGPATPHSGPHPTQNQPSGPHPMQGQLSGGHRVPIGYAAASGPHGVAQPYTPQPPLAQGNAQPPQATGNTWGPPGSAAWTRGDQKTTEVAPVARPRTGSVGSKLDVDGPDGERMTIQLVEVVDPGDFLFTAAGHELQDGERSVVVHTELTNRGTQPLTSLPDQYLVLVAADGSSVAKSTVTLSSRPPHRIGVQPGETTGGHTLYVLPEDTVLSSLRWSPHPNDVQHTLTWDLSDL
- a CDS encoding HigA family addiction module antitoxin; its protein translation is MIYETATPPTHPGIILREEFLEPMGISNYRLAQAIGVPQTRISAITRGQRSITARTALLLSRYLGLSEGFWIGMQADYDREIAKDELGDSLCAIQPVST